gggtTCAGAATAgaaattttttactcatttttttcgTTAAATGCGCTCAGATCCGCACTTGTTTTGTCGCAgtcacacgcacacacgcacgcacacgcgcAAACTTACGCACAGTTTTCAAGCTCTAACATTGTTAACACTGCTGATCTGTGTGGCCTAGAcaggagagggggaaaaaaatccacgaacaggcaacaaaaaaaaaaggagaaaaaagggggagggggggggtctaaaataataaatgacGGGCAATGGACtagtgtctttgtttttgtggttATTTCTACATGCGCGTCTCAGTGTCGGGGACATGTACCTGTGACTGGAGTCTCTGAACTATGACTCTTGTCCTCCGTTTGCCTGCTGCTGTAGAGGGCCAGACCCGTGGCCGTGGCCTGGTTTGCCAGCCCCAGATAATGATTGGAGTTCAGTAAAGCCAGCTGATGCGCAGAGAACGCGCGGTTTGTCCAGTTCTGAATTTTTCCAACGGGACAAGAAGAGATGAGTCTGTGAGGGGCCAGGATGGTCTGCGCGGCCGGCCCTGCGGAGTTACTGCCGTTTATTTGTGGTGATTTGCGTGGATTGTCAGGAGCCGTGGCTGTCTCTGCCAAAGACCAGATCTTTGGCTTCTGGGCTGGGGCAGGGTTGTTTTCTGAAGGGGGTGAACTAACAGACACCGGGTTGAGTTTGAGTGCTTCTCCGTTTGGCTGAGACGCTTTGATTTCCAGAGATGAGTGGTGGTTgttgtggtggtgatggtggtggtggtggtggtggtggctgtGGAAGTGTTCTCCGGCTCTATCCACGTCTTTGCCGTCTTTTCCCCCCACAGCTTTTAGAAACCTTTGGTCGGACTCTTGTAAATCCTCAAAGCCGTCCGAAATCTCAGAGTCACTTCTCCCGTCGAGTTTTAGATCTGAATGTAGGTCGTCCTGGTCATCCAAGTCGTCCTTGTTCTCGATATTTTCCGTGTCGATGTTCTCCAGGTCgatctcctcctcgtcctccctcttgtcaccctcctcctccccttcgtGGTCGCTGGTGTAAACATTCCCCTCTTCATCGGTGCGGTTCCGGGGCGCC
This sequence is a window from Sphaeramia orbicularis chromosome 3, fSphaOr1.1, whole genome shotgun sequence. Protein-coding genes within it:
- the irx3a gene encoding iroquois-class homeodomain protein IRX-3a; its protein translation is MSFPQLGYQYIRPIYPPERQGIASNARAGTELSPSGALSNVLSTMYGSPFAAAAQGYGAFLPYSNDISIFNQLGAQYELKDSPGVQHPGFAHHHPAFYPYGQYQFGDPSRPKNATRESTSTLKAWLSEHRKNPYPTKGEKIMLAIITKMTLTQVSTWFANARRRLKKENKMTWAPRNRTDEEGNVYTSDHEGEEEGDKREDEEEIDLENIDTENIENKDDLDDQDDLHSDLKLDGRSDSEISDGFEDLQESDQRFLKAVGGKDGKDVDRAGEHFHSHHHHHHHHHHHNNHHSSLEIKASQPNGEALKLNPVSVSSPPSENNPAPAQKPKIWSLAETATAPDNPRKSPQINGSNSAGPAAQTILAPHRLISSCPVGKIQNWTNRAFSAHQLALLNSNHYLGLANQATATGLALYSSRQTEDKSHSSETPVTGTCPRH